From the Gadus chalcogrammus isolate NIFS_2021 chromosome 15, NIFS_Gcha_1.0, whole genome shotgun sequence genome, one window contains:
- the LOC130404763 gene encoding uncharacterized protein LOC130404763, translating into MAPFFGIIVTLCGLTGTHGITTVSVGVSVEVGATVSIPCLYELSHKNHVKYLCKGMDWRSCSVEIKTKSESSSPEGLYTISDYPNQGVFTVTIKSQKEGTQYYWCAVDMGIWPDEKTDFKLEVSKGKSSLYLDQQEITGFAGDSINIIFHSKTHGKPGWCKLGHYKEPQDGFIEGSQCSIDARKQGVFVVTMKDLDMENSGWYIFFQGKLNMPIHLTVAVNSKTTNTPTSTTVSTLSDVSTKKITEKEPEHVLRDDLKNLLLPLGILLFIISVALLVLWMFHRRAKRKLTAITVSSETDVVYSSVMPMHSRAAQNKPTGDMNLKKNPKEDGNITYSVIGPHPRI; encoded by the exons ATGGCTCCTTTTTTTGGTATCATTGTAACCCTCTGTGGACTTACAG GAACTCATGGCATCACTACAGTGAGTGTAGGAGTCTCCGTGGAAGTAGGGGCCACGGTTTCAATTCCATGTCTCTACGAACTGAGCCATAAGAACCATGTTAAGTACCTTTGTAAAGGAATGGATTGGAGATCTTGTTCTGTAGAAATCAAAACCAAGTCCGAGAGTAGTTCTCCAGAAGGCCTGTACACAATCTCTGATTACCCGAACCAAGGGGTCTTCACCGTCACCATCAAAAGCCAAAAGGAGGGAACGCAATACTACTGGTGTGCTGTGGACATGGGAATCTGGCCGGATGAGAAAACTGATTTCAAACTAGAAGTGTCCAAAG GCAAGTCCAGTCTGTATTTGGATCAACAGGAAATAACAGGATTTGCGGGAGATAGTATAAATATCATTTTTCACTCTAAAACACACGGCAAACCAGGATGGTGCAAACTGGGCCACTACAAGGAGCCACAGGATGGCTTTATTGAAGGTTCACAATGCTCAATTGATGCAAGGAAACAAGGTGTTTTTGTGGTGACTATGAAAGACCTAGACATGGAAAACAGTGGTTGGTACATTTTTTTCCAAGGAAAACTAAATATGCCAATACATCTTACCGTTGCTGTAAATTCAAAGACAACGAATACAC CAACCTCAACAACTGTGAGCACTTTGTCAGATGTGTCCACTAAAAAGATTACAGAGAAGGAACCTGAACATGTTCTCAG agacGACCTAAAGAACCTGCTCCTTCCTTTGGGCATATTGCTGTTCATTATATCAGTGGCCCTGTTGGTTTTGTGGATGTTCCACA GGCGAGCCAAAAGAAAACTTACAGCAATCACA GTGTCGTCTGAAACAGACGTTGTTTATAGTAGCGTGATGCCGATGCATTCCAGGGCAGCACAGAATAAACCTACTGGTGACATGAATCTCAAG AAAAACCCAAAGGAGGATGGAAATATAACATACAGTGTTATTGGCCCCCATCCAAGAATATAA